The following is a genomic window from Gemmatimonadota bacterium.
GGGGGCGAGGGGCACTTCCTGTGGGACCGGGCGGGGCGGCAGCTGCTCGACAGCACCTACCTCTACTCGGGGTTCCGGGGCATCCGCCCCGACACGACGGTGGAGCTCACCATCCCGGCCGAGGAGCTGGAGCAGCCGTCCATCGGCCAGATGTTCTTCCTGCTCAGCTACCACCGCTGGTTCCGGAAGATCTACATCCGGACCCGCTACGGCCTGACCACCGTGTTCGTGGGGGCGGATGGCGAGGAGGCGATCATCACCACGGTGCACGAGCCGAAGCCGGCGCGGTCGCCATCGTAGTGATGGCTACGGTCCATTGAACCGGGGCGCTCAACCATGTCCGTGATTGCGGTGGCGGTGGCCGTGGCTATTGCCGCGGGGCTCGCGGCGCCGTCGCTGCTCCGGCGGGCGGCGGTGCACAGGCTGCGGCAGATCCGCGACTCATGCTGCGAGCGCTGCGGCGCGCCGATCGATTCGGGGGCCCGGTTCCTGATCGAGGGCCGGATGGTCTGCGGGGCCTGCGCGGGGCGCACCTACCGGCGCGTTCGCGGGGTTTTGTGGGGCGTGGTGGGCATCAGCGCATTGGGGACATTGGCGGCCTGTGTGGCGGTCTGGGCCCGCTGGCAGCGGGGTGAGCCCCACGGCCTGTGGTTGGACGGTATGCTGATCCTGGGATTCCCGGCGGTGGCGGGGTTCTCGATCGTGGCGGCGCGGCGGCTCGGGCCTCGGCGAGCTCGCGGCTAACGCCGCGGCTCGGCATCAGGCGCTGAAGCGCCGGCCGGCCCCCCCGCGCCCGTCATTCCGAGGGAGCGGGGCGACCGAGGAATCCCCTGAGGGCGGCTCGGGCCTCGGCGAGCTCGCGGCTGAAGCCGCGGCTCGGCATCAGGCGCTGAAGCGCCGGCCGGCCCCCCCGCGCCCGTCATTCGCCGGCGCCAATGGGTCCGCTGATGCGGGCCCTCGGGGCGCTGCATGGGTGGAAGGCGGACCTCCCCGAAGTAGGACCACCAGGAGGCGCCGGCTGGCAGCCGGTTCGGGCCTACCCGGTCGTGAATGGGCTCCCGGCCCACACCAATCGCTCCAAGGAGCTGGAAGACAACAGCGCGCTCAAGACCCACGCCAAGGGCGCCGTGCAGTTTGAATCGCCCCGGGATCGCCGGCCACGAAATCGGACGCTCCATGGCCAGTCACGTCACCCTCCCAGTCGATCAAGTCGGGCCGCCGCCTCCTTCGCCCAGGCCAGCCGGGCCGCGGTGACCCTCCGCCCCAGATCCACGGTGAGACGCCAGAGCAGCAGCTGCTCCTTCGATGCGGGTGTCTTGGCGACACGGGAATCCGCCTCGTCGAGCCGCGTCATCGCCGCCTCCTGTCGCTTCAGGTAGTAACGCACGTGCCCGGCGAGGACGGCAGGGTCCGTGGCGTCGCCAAACGAGAGCTTGAGCAGCAGCTCGTTACGTACCACATCCGGTTCGGGGGGTTCCGCGAGCCAGAGACGGAGCGCGGCCCGGCCGCGCGCGGTGATCGTGTAGCTGCGCCGCTTCCGTGCCGTGCGGCGTTCCGGCTTCGCACGGATCAGTCCCTCGCGCTCGAGTTGGGCGAGCATCGGGTAGATGGAGCTGAACGTCTCGTGCCAGAAGAAGGCGTTCGCCTCCCGCAGGGCGACCGCGACGTCGTACCCGGTCCGCGGCCCCTGGCTCATCAGTCCCAGTACGAGAAACCGCGTCTTCGCCTTGCGGGCCATGTCTCCCCCTTGCGTGATATACCAGTATGATATATCAATCTGGTGTCACAACAAGCCGTGCCGCGCCCTTTTCCTGCTCTGCCGAGGATCGCATCGTGCACACCGCCGCCGACCCGCACGTGCTGAAGCTGCTCCTGGCACGCCTGGAACGCCTCCACCCGGACACCCGCAACCGCTGGGGAACCCTGACGGCGGCCGAGATGTTGTGTCATCTGGGGGATGCGCACGAGGCGGTGCTGAGTGTCCGCATCCCGGCCGACGGCCCGCCCATCCGTCCCCGGACGCTCGCCCGGTGGATCGCCCTGTACACCGCCCTTCCGTGGGCGCGGGGCATGGCGACGCGACCGGGCGTGGATCCCAGGCGTGACGGCACCCGGCCGGGCGACTTCGAGCAGGATCGGCGGCGTGCACTGGACAGCCTGCGGCAGGTCGCGCGCGCGACGGCCGACCAGCTCCCCGCCCGGCATCGCCTGTTCGGCCCGATGTCCGCCTGGGACTGGCACCGGTGGGCCTACCGTCATGTCAACCATCACCTGGTACAGTTCGGCCAATGAGCCACGCATCCGGGACCACACACGTGCGCAAACAGCCAGCGCACAATCGTCCGAAGCTCTCGATGCGGGCGACCATCGCCCTCCTTGCCATCGCGTGCACCGTGCCGGCGACAAAGGCGCGAGCCCAGGAGGCAGTGCCGAGGATCCACGAGCAGGATTCGACCCGCAACAATCTGGTCACCCCTCAGCGAATCCGCACCGTGCCCTTGGGGACGCTGGGAGCCGTGGTCCGGCGCGGGACGGGCCCGCAGACCATGCTGCTCATCCCCGGCCTCGGCTTCGGCGCATCGGTGTTCGATCCACTGATGAGGGCGCTGGCGGACTCGTTCACGATGGTGGCGGTTACGTTGCCCGGTTTCGACGGGACGGCGCCACCGCCAACACCGCCCGCCGGCACGAGCTACGGGGCACAGACGTGGACCTTGGGGGCACAACGCGCCATCGAGGACCTCGTGTCCCGGGAAGACCTGCGCGACATCGTGGTCGTCGGGCACTGGCTGACGGGGACGCAACTGGCCCTGCGGCTGCGCGCTGCGCTGCCAGATCGGGTGCGGGCCGTGGTGCTGCTGGCAGGGTCGGCGCGATTCGCCGGACCGCGCGCCATGACGGCGGAGCAGCGCGTGGAATTCGTGGACGGGCCCTTCTCCCAGGGGTGGTTCCGCACCGTGACCCGGGAAACCTGGGACGACAACAACTTCCTGCCGTCGGACTATGCGGCGGATCCGGTCCTCGGCCTACGGCTGTGGCGCCAAGCCGCCAGGCCGGACCTCCACGTGTGGATCCGCTACCTCCTCGAGTACCATGCGAGCGACATCCGCACGGAACACGGCGCCACGCGCACGCCCGTCCTGCTGCTCCATCCCGGGCTGGAGGGGGCGTGGCGCGAGCCGACCGGCGACTACCTCACTGCGTTCACGCGCGCCGGCTGGGGGGACCTCGCTGGTACGGGCATCGAAGCGCGTACGATTCCAGGCGCGCGGCTGGTCCCGTGGGTGGACCAACTTGCCCCGGTCGTGACTGAGATCCGGCGGTTCAGCGGCGCTAGCCCCGGCGTAGCGGATCGGCGACCCGGGCAGTAGAACCCCAATGCCTGCCTGAGCGACGAAGCGGCGCGGTTCCTCACGATTCCGCAGGGGAGCCTCGACGAGGCCGAGCGGAAGGGTGGCATGCGACACGAAAGCTACTCCGGTTGCTCAGCCAGGAGTGGCCGTTTGAGCGGTCGGTGCAAGGGGGCGTATGAGTCCCGACCGCCTCAGCCATGCTACTGATTCTGCGTGGCGTGTCCACTCTTCGCGGCGATGTCAGTCAGGGCCCGGCCGACCAGTTGTGCCGTCACTGGCCTCCCCGAGCCAGCGCGTGCACTTAGGCGCGGGCGTGAGGCGCCAACGGTACCCGCGCACTACTGCGCACCGCACTCCCTTCCACGGAAAGAGAGCCCGACATGCGACATCCCTTTCGCAAGGTGGTCATCGCCGGACTCCTGGGCGGGTTTGTCGGCAACGGCATCCTGGGGGCGCTGTTCTCAAGCCCGCCCGTCCGCGGCATCCTGTACAATCCCAGCATTCAGAGTGCGCTGTTCATTGAAGTGACCCCGCACAGGAATATTCCGGTTTCCGTAGCTGGGCTCGTGGTCTTGAGCACGATCCATTCCTGGCTGTTCTCTCTCCTCTGCCCCGCGATACCGGGCAGCACTTGGTTGAGGCAAGGCCTGTTCTGGGGCTTAGCCACCTGGCTCATGTACTGGCTGTTCCAAGAATGGTTCATCTACCATACCCTTCTCGGGGAGCCTGTTCTCCTGAATATTCTGGAGCTGGCCATCCTGCTTGTTGGGTCCTTGGCAGAAGGTGCGGTAATCGCCTTTGTGTTGCGCCGAAGGGCGGACGCGTTTCTGGCATGAGTGAGCAACCGGGCTGATGGGTAACACAGGCATCCAGGAAGATGGGTAACACCTTCGGGGTCCGCCACGAATGATGTGGTCCCGTTCGTCTGCAACTGCTGAGAAGGGTGTTCACTGAGCCGTGGCGCGGCAAGCTGGGGTTGCCTGGGCTCCACTCAACGGGGGATCGCCAGAGGACTCAGTGAACACGCCCAACCTAGCGCGACCGACCCCCACAGGGCGAGCTCGGATGGTCGCCCGGCTGGGCGGTGGGGAACCCCTCGGGCAGGGCCCCCGGGGACCGGGGCTCCGTGGCACCACTGTCCGGCAGTGGTGGCCCGGTGGCGCGAGGAAGGCGCTGCCGGCCTGGAGAACCACTTCAGCCGGCCGCACCAATCGCCGCGGACCCTGCCGCGGCATCGGCGGCGGCAGATCGCCCGGCTGCGGCCCCAGCGGCGGAGCTCATCAACAATTGCCCAGACGCTGGAGCGCCCGGTGTCGACAGTCGCGCACGTGCCGCGGCGGCTGGGGCTGGCCCGGCTCGGGGCCCTCGCGCCGAAGCCCCTGGTCCACCGCGCCGAGCACCACGGCCGTCCTGGCGGCGGCGACGCGGTGGATTGCGCGCCCGGGGGGGGGCCAGACGGGCGATCATAACCGCTTTCGGCGGCAGGAAGCGCAGGGCGCGGTTTCAGAGCCTGCGCTGGGCGCTGGCCCAGCGGCACGTGTGGACCCAGCCCTACCGCCCCAGACGAACGGCAAGGCGGAACGCTTCATCCGGACCTGTCTCGCCAGCTGGGCCTATGCGGCTGCCTATCGGACGTCGCTGCAACGGGCGCAGGCGCTCCCGGACTGGCTGCGGTACGACAATACCGAGCGGCACCAGACAGCCCTGGGCTTCACGACCCCGCGGCGGCGCCTGGCGGAGATCCGCCACCGGTGCACAATGTCTACTCCAATTGCACCTAGCACTCCCCGCATGTGACCGTGTGAATCCTCCGGTCCGCCTTGCGCGTACATGGCTCACGAATGTCTCCTCGGTCCGCCACTGGAGCTCCCATGTACTTGGCCATCAAGACGCTTCACATTGTCTCCGTTGTCCTGTTTCTCGGAAACATTGTCACTGGTCTCTTCTGGAAGGCCCATGGCGACCGCTCCGCCGACCCCCGCATTATCGCCCATACGCTCGATGGCATCATCCGGAGCGACCGGCTGTTCACCCTACCCGGTGTCCTCCTGATCGTCGTGTCTGGAGTCGCGGCCGCAGTCGTTGGAGAGCTTCCGCTCCTCCGGACCGCCTGGATCTGGCAGGCCATCGTGCTATTTGCCCTTTCCGGGCTGGCCTTTGCCTTCCAAGTGGCCCCCCTGCAGCGCCAGCTCCTTGCCTATGCTCGTGCGGCGGCCGCTGGGGAGCCGTGGGAACCGGCCCGGTACCGTCGGCTGTCGCTGCGCTGGGAGTTGTGGGGCCTCGCGGCCATTCTCACGCCGCTCGGCGCCCTGGCACTGATGGTGGTGAAGCCCACGCAGTGACAGCGCGCACGACGCAGATGCCTAAGAGGCGAATGCACCAGACGTGGCGCGGCCATGGCCGTGCTCCGGGCAGAGATGAGCCCCACGGTGGCGGATAGGTTCTTGCTCAGTGTCCCGCCACGCAGGTGATGCGCGGCCGTTAGGCAGCCCGGAGAACATGCTGCATTCTGGCGTGTCCATGTTGGAGCATGAATCGAAGGAGTGTCCTCCATGCCCCCGGATATTGCCGAACTCCAGCGGCGCCTGGCCGATGCGTTTCGCGGCCAGCTCGACGTCACCGGTGTGCTCGGCGTCGGCGGTTTCGGCGCGGTATTCCGCGCCCACGATCCGGTGTTGGAGCGTGACGTCGCCATCAAGGTGCTCGATGCGTCGCGCGCCTCCAGCGCCGACAACCGGGAGCAATTCCTCCGCGAAGCGCGCATCGTCGCGACGGTCGAGCATCCCCACATCGTGCCATTGTACGGCGCGGAGATCCGTGACGGACTGCTTTGCCTCACGATGCGACTGGTTCCAGGGCATTCGCTCGCGGAACGCCTCGCCGGCGAAGGCCCGTTGCCCCCCGCAGCGGCCGCGCGGCTGGCGCACGAAGTGGCGCAGGCGCTGACCACCGCTCACGCCCGCGGTGTGGTGCATCGCGACGTCAAGCCGGACAACATCCTGCTCGATGCCGACGGCCATGCCATCGTGACCGATTTCGGGATTTCACTGATCACCGGCCGGGCTAGTGACCGCAGCACTGGCGTGGTGATCGGCACACCGCAGTATCTCAGCCCGGAGCAGGCGCTGGGCGAAGCGGTCGATGGGCGCGCGGACGTGTACTCGCTCGGGGTAGTTCTCTTCGAGATGCTGACGGGCAAGCTCCCGTTCGCATCCGCGACGACCTCCGGCCTATTGGCGAAGCAGATTCTCGAGACGCCCCCATCACCTTCCAGGCTGCGGCCGGAACTTCCCGACCGCCTGGTCGCGGCGGTCAACCATGCACTGGCCAAATCGCCGGGCGATCGTCCGACCGCGAAGGAATTCGCCGGCGAACTCGCTCTTGCCCGTACGCCGGATGCGTTGCTGGCCCCGAGCGAGGTACGCCGGCGAAAGCGGCGCCGGCGGCTCCAGTGGATCACCCTGGGGATCGTCATGGGCGTCGCAGGGCTGGGAGTTGCGCTTTGGGCCGCGTTTCAGGGGCTGAACACGTTGAGGGGGGGAGCGCCGCCCAGCTTGAGCGCGACGGGAGCGACCATTCCCCCTGCGTTGATTGCAGAGGCCCGCGCCGACGGGAGCCTACAGCCCGACGAGGTGGCGGCGTACGTGTTCGTTCCTCACGGCCTGCCTTGGAGCGAGGCGCTCATCATCACGGATAGCGCCATTATCCGCCGGAGCGCCCGGGATCCGCGGCGACACGCGTTGGACGCGACCACGGTGATGCAATGGTATAGAAGTGGCAAGAACTCCGGACTGTGGGTGCGGGCTCGGAAGGATGGGCCGCGCGATACCCTGTTCACCAACCTCACGGGGGCCGAGCTCGGAGCGCTCAACGCCGGCTTCGCCACGCTTGGGCCGAGGCAGGGTGCCACCGTCACGAGTCCGCCGACACCTGCCACCCCACCATCGAGGCGGCCGCACTGATCCCGCGTGCTGTGTCCTTGAGCACAACGGCCGCATGTCTGCTGATGCCTGCAGTCATCCCCGCGTAGAATCCCAAGCCGGTGCCCAAGGGTCCGATCGATTGCTGCCAAACCAGCGTATCTGGACTTCTCCCCTGCGAAGCGCACGAGATCTTCGATAGTACGAGGTCGCCTGCAGTCGCATCTCCAGCCTATTCGGTGGGCCCCTCAGGGCCCTGGTCGTGATGGATAGTCGCGCGCGGTGTGCCAAGCGCATCGAGCGACCCGGCCGGCCACGGCTATCATCGGCTCGTCCCCGCACCGGAATTGCCATAGCTTTGCCCTGTGATCCCACAGACGCCGCAGGAGCCACCGCTTGTGCCTGGTTCGCCGGCCGAGCTCGCCCGCTGGCGAGCCATCCGCGCCATCGTGCTCGCGCGGGATGGGCACACCTGCCGAGACTGCGGTGAGAAGTGCTCCCAGGGCGAGGCCGACGTCCACCACCTCATTCCCCGCGCCGCCGGCGGGGACGATGACCCCGCCAACCTGATCACGCTGTGCGACGGCTGCCACGCCGCGCGCCACCCGAACCTGCAGGGCACCCTCGCCCGCCGGATGATCGAGCGCTGGGGGCTCTGGGTGGCACGTCTCCTGGACCGCCAGCAGGAGCTCGCCGGAATCGACGAGTCGGTCGGCGCCGCCATGCGGCTGCTCGGCGTCCCCCGCTTCCGCGCGCCCCAGCTGGACGTGATCCTGGCCGCCCTCCGCGGCGAGTCGCTGCTGTTCGTGAGCGCCACCGGCTCCGGCAAGTCGCTCTGCTTCCAGATCCCCATCCTGCTCACCCGCGGGTGCGGGTTCATCGTGTCGCCGCTCAAGGCGCTGATGAGCCAGCAGGTGGCCTCGCTGCAGATGAAGAAGATCCCCAGCACCTTCATCAACGGCGACTTGAGCCCCCTCGAAAAGAAGATCCGCTACAAGCTGCTGCACGATGGCGCGGTCAAATTCCTCTTCTGCACCCCCGAGCGCTTCGACCCCGGGATGGTGCGCCAGGCCGAGGTGGCCGAGGTGAGCCGGGCCCGGCCCAGCTACCTGGTCATCGACGAGGCACACTGCATCGACCGCTGGGGCCGGGACTTCCGGCCCAACTACGGCAAGCTGGGCGCCGTGCGCCAGGCCCTCGGCAACCCGCCCGTGCTGGCCTTCACCGCCACCGCTGGCGCCGAGGGGCAGCGGCGGATCCTCGCGTCGCTGGGCATCCCGGATGCCCGGGTGGTGGTGACGGGAGTCAACCGGCCGAACATCAAGTTCCTCCGCCTGGAGGTCCGCAAGGATGAGGAACGGTATCCCAGCATCGCCGACATGCTGCGGGTGATGCCCCCCGGCCGCGCCATGCTGTTCGTGCCGACCGTCAACACCGGCAAGGAGTTGCAGGCGGGCCTCCGGTCGGCGGGGTGGGACCTTCCGTTCTACCACTCGAAGCTCGGCACGGCCACCGAGCGCGAGATGCTGCTGGGCCGGTTCACCGGGCGCACCGAGCCCCCCGCCCGGGTGATCATCTGCACCAACGCCTTCGGCATGGGGCTCGACGTGCCCGACGTGCGGCTGGTGGTGCATTGGCAGCATCCCGCCTCCGCGGAGGATTACCTGCAGGAGTTCGGGCGGGCGGGGCGGGACGGCGCGCCGTCGATCGCGCTCCTGTTCACCAGCGAACGGGACGCGGGGCTCCTGCGGTTCATGGCCGGGAAGACGGCGGACATGGCCCCCGGCGACGAGGAGGCCCGAGCCGCGGTGCTGGCCGCCAAGCTCGCGGCCATCGGGCAGATGCGCCGCATCGCCACCGCCAGCGGGGGCTGCGTGCGCGACCGGATCGCCGCCTACTTCGGGGACACGCCCACGCCGCGGCGCCGGAACCTCTCCATGCGGATCGCCGAGTGGCTGCTGTCGCGCGGCACCAGGGTACCGCCATCGCCCTGCTGCTGCGACCACTGCGACGGGGTGAACACGGCGGATGCCGCCGCCGTCCGTGCCTGGGCGGTGCGGGTCTACACGCAGGGGAGCAAGGCCAGCTAGTTCACGCCACCGGCACCCGCGGCCGACGGGAGTCCTCCCTGCGTTGGCAGCCCTCCTGGCCCCTGACGCCACCCTGACCCCATCGCAGTCCCCGCCCTCTCCCACCCTCCTTGCGGCCCGCCCGCCGGCGACGAACCTTCAAGCGTGACTGCCGTGCCCGCGCCGGCCCTGCACCGAGGTCCCACCATGCCCGAATCCGAGACCGGCGACCTCCGCCTCTCCGACTTCACCGCGGTGCCGCTTGCCGCCGCCTGCCTGGTGCTCGGGGTGGCGTGCCTGATGATCGGGCTGCTCGGCTTCCTCTTCGGCGTCTTCGGGCTGCACGGGGCCAGGAACGTCGTCACCGCGGGAGCGGTGCTGTCCGTTGTCGCCTGGCTGCTCTACCGCAGAGCGCAGCAGGTGCAGGCCCGCCCAGGAGGGGACGCCGGTGTGTGACAACCCCTGAGCCGGCCGTCATCCCACGCGTGCGCCCCGTGACCTGACCCCTCACCCGAGCCTCTCCATGGCCAAGTCCCCCTCCCTCAACCCCAAGCAGCGCGACGCTCTCCTCGCCACGCTCAAGGCCCGGTTCGAGGGCCACCCGGCCCGCCACCCCGGTCTCACGTGGGCCACGGTGCTGGCGCGGCTCGAGAAGAACCCCGAGAAGCTCTGGTCATTGAGCGAGATGGAACGCACCGGCGGCGAGCCGGACGTGACGGGCCACGACAAGAAGAGCGGCGCCGTGACGTTCATGGACTGCGCCGCCGAGAGCCCCAAGGGCCGCCGCAGCACCTGCTACGATGAAGAAGCGCGCACCTCGCGCAAGGAACGCCCGCCCAAGGCCAGCGCCATCGCCCTGGCCCAGGCCATGGGCGCCACGCTGCTCACCGAGCAGGAATACCGCGACCTCCAGGCCCTGGCCCCGGTAGACCTGGCCACGTCGAGCTGGATCCTGACGCCCACCCCCATCCGCGCGCTCGGCGGCGCGCTGTTCTGCGACCGGCGCTACGACACGGTCTTCACCTACCACAACGGCGCCCAGTCATACTACGCGGCGCGCGGGTTCCGCTGCGCGCTCAAGGTGTAGCCGCCGCACCCCACCCATTTCGGATCGGTCGCATGGCCAGCACCAGCCAGACCCCGGGCTACTTCCGCGCCCTGATCCACCTGATCCGGCCGTTCCCGGATTTCGATATCGCGTTCATCAAGCCGCTCCGCGCCAGGGGGGTGGGGCTGCTCCGCCTCACGCCCGGCGCCCGCGTGCTCGACCTCGGCTGCGGGCCGGGGGGCAGCCTCCCCTTCCTGGTGGAGGCCGTGGGTCCGGCCGGCGAGGTGGTCGGCGTGGAGATCAGCGCCGAGGTGGCGCTCAACGCCCACCGGCGGATCGCGCACCACCAGTGGCGCAACGTGCGGGTGGTGGAGGCGGCGGCGGAGACGGCGGTGCTGGAGGGCAGCTTCGACGGCGCGCTGATGTTCGGCGCCCCGGACGTCTACGCCTCGCCGGCCGCGCTTGCCAACGTGCTGCCGCGGCTGCGCACTGGGGCGCGGGTGGTGTTCTTCGGCGCCAAGACCTCGCGGCGCCGCCTGGGCTGGCTGCTCAACCCGCTGCTGCGGCGCGCCTTTCCCCGGATCTCGTTCCCCACCACGCCGGTGCCCAACGACGCCCCGTGGGAGCAGCTGGCCCCGCACCTCCCCGACCTGGTGGTGGAGGAGCTCTTCTTCGGGTGGATGTTCCTTGCGGCGGGGACGCTGGCCCCGGGGCCGCAGGCGGGGTGAGCCAGGCGGTGCACACGGGTTTGACGCGTGGTGTGCCGTGAGTTATACTCGGGTATGAAGACGGCCATCTCGATCCCTGACGCGCTGTTCAAGTCCGCCGACACCCTGGCCGGCCGGCTCGGTGTTTCCCGCAGCCAGCTGTACGCCACGGCGATCGCGGAATACGTCGCCAAGCACCAGGCCCGGAAGCTCACGGACCGCCTGAATGCGGTCTACGCCAGCGAAGCCGGGACGCTCGACCCGGTGGTGCAGGAGCTGCAGGCCCGCTCGCTTCCGCGCGACCAGTGGTAGCGGAACGTGGGACGGTGGTCTGGGGGGAGCTCCCGGAACCGCGCGGATCCGAACCCGGTTTCCGCCGCCCGCTGCTGGTGATCCAGGCTGATGCATTCAACCGCAGTCGGCTGCCGACGGTCGTCACCCTCGCGCTGAGCGCCAATCTCCGGCTGCTCGATGCCCCCGGGAATGTCCTGCTGCCCGCCAGCGCCACCGGCCTGCCCCGCGACTCCGTGGCGAACGTCTCGCAGATCGTAACAATCGACGCCCGATACCTCCGGGAACCGCTGGCCAGGCTGCCCGGGCGGCTGATGGACCAGGTCGACGATGGGCTGCGCCTCATTCTGAATCTCTGAGGAGACGGGCCACGGCCACCCTTGCCGCACCCGCCGCGTCCCTGCACACTTGGGCCTGACCCGAAGCCCCTCACGGAGCGTCCTTCATGGCAGTTGAGTTTCGGCTCCTCGGCGCCGGCGATGCCCACCTCCTGGCCACCCCCGCCGCCGACGTCTTCGACCACGACCCCGACCCGGCGCTGTGCCGGGAGTTCCTGCAGGACCCGCGGCACCACATCGCCGTGGCGCTCGACGCCGGGGTGATCGTCGGCTTCGCCTCGGGCGTCCACTACGTGCATCCCGACAAGCCGGCCGAGCTGTGGATCAACGAGGTGGGCGTGGCGCCCACCCACCAGCGGCAGGGGATCGGCCAGCAGGTGCTGCAGTGCCTGCTCGACCACGCAAAGCAGCTCGGCTGCCGCGAGGCGTGGGTGCTCACCAGCCCCGCCAACCGCGCCGCGATGGGGCTGTACACGGCGGTGGGCGGGCAGCGGCTGTCGGACCCGCCGGCGATGTTCAGTTTTCCGCTCAAGGCCAGGTAGGGAAACGGGAAGCGGGAAGCGGGAAGCGGGAAGCGGGAAAAGGGAAAAGGGAACAGGGGAGGGCGCCGGCGCGGCTGGCGGGGCGCGGCACCGGCCGGTGGCACGCGCCGGAAGGGGCGTACGACTACATCGAGCTCGACCTGCTCGAGGTGACGTACGACTAGCCCTGGCAGGGGACCGACACGACGAAGGGCCGGCGCACCGCGCCGGCCCTTCGGCTTTCCATGTCCGCCCTGCGGTCGTCAGCGCGCCGTACAGTCCTCGGTCCCGTCCGGACAGCTCTGGATCGTGGCTTCCTCGGTGGGGATGGAGTAGCCGCCATCCTCCTCCTTCTTGCCGCAGGCGCTGGTGGCGGCGGACAGGACGACGAGGAGCGCGACGAGAAGCCAGGGCGAACGGGTGCGCTGCGATGCGGCGGACATTGGATCCTCCCCTTGGTGTCGAGGTGCGCGGTGTGCGACCCCTTCGTGTGAGTAACGCGGCGTGGGGGGTGGGGTTCTCACTGGGAAGGGGAAGCGGCGACCGAGCGCCCTTCAGGGCCGCGTAGCGGCGACTGGGGGGGGGGCGGGAAGCGGGAAGAGAGAAAGGGAAAGGGAAACGGAAACGGGAACAGGGGAAAAGGGGAAGGGGGGAGGGGGAAGGGGACCAGCCCCACTGGCTGTCATCCCGAGGGCGCGGAGCGCCCGGGTCCGGCGCGGACGCCAAGGGATTCCTCGCTCCGCTCGGGAGAACGCCCCTTCTCGCCGGCCCGCGAGTAAACTCGCGGCTCGGCACTGCGCAAGCGCTAAAGCGCTGGGCGTTGCAGCGATGCTTCTCGCCTAGAGTCGCTTCAGCGACTGCCGCCGAGTCGCGGCTTCAGCCGCGGGCACGGCGGGTCCGGCGCGGACGTCAACGGACTCCTCGCTCCGCTCGGGAGAACGCCCCTTCTCGCCGGCCCGCGAGTACACTCGCGGCTCGGCACTGCGCAAGCGCTAAAGCGCTGGGCGTTGCAGCGATGCTTCTCGCCTAGAGTCGCTTCAGCGACTGCCGCCGAGTCGCGGCTTCAGCCGCGGGCACGGCGGGTCCGGCGCGGCCTTCAAGGGATCCCTCGCTTCGCTCGGGATGACAGGCGGTTCCTCCGAACCGCCGAACCGCCGAACCGCCACTCCCTCGCGCCCGAGTCGCCGCTGCGCGGCTCCTGAAGGGCGCTCGGTCGCCGCCCTTGTCCGCACCCCGGCCAGGCGTAGGTTCTGCCCCATGACTCCCATCCGCCTGACGCTCCTGGCCCTGCTGCTCCCCGCCGTCCTCACGGCCCAGGGCCCGGCCACCATCCGCGAGACCACCCGCGAGTATCCCACCTATCCCTTCAGCGACCCGAACCCCATCCCGGTGGTGGGGCGGATCTATCCCTACTTCCGCTTCGACGGCT
Proteins encoded in this region:
- a CDS encoding class I SAM-dependent methyltransferase, yielding MASTSQTPGYFRALIHLIRPFPDFDIAFIKPLRARGVGLLRLTPGARVLDLGCGPGGSLPFLVEAVGPAGEVVGVEISAEVALNAHRRIAHHQWRNVRVVEAAAETAVLEGSFDGALMFGAPDVYASPAALANVLPRLRTGARVVFFGAKTSRRRLGWLLNPLLRRAFPRISFPTTPVPNDAPWEQLAPHLPDLVVEELFFGWMFLAAGTLAPGPQAG
- a CDS encoding type II toxin-antitoxin system PemK/MazF family toxin, coding for MVAERGTVVWGELPEPRGSEPGFRRPLLVIQADAFNRSRLPTVVTLALSANLRLLDAPGNVLLPASATGLPRDSVANVSQIVTIDARYLREPLARLPGRLMDQVDDGLRLILNL
- a CDS encoding GNAT family N-acetyltransferase, with translation MAVEFRLLGAGDAHLLATPAADVFDHDPDPALCREFLQDPRHHIAVALDAGVIVGFASGVHYVHPDKPAELWINEVGVAPTHQRQGIGQQVLQCLLDHAKQLGCREAWVLTSPANRAAMGLYTAVGGQRLSDPPAMFSFPLKAR